A stretch of the Panicum virgatum strain AP13 chromosome 9N, P.virgatum_v5, whole genome shotgun sequence genome encodes the following:
- the LOC120690605 gene encoding pentatricopeptide repeat-containing protein At5g08510-like, giving the protein MHPLTLSSTALLRLIKSLSTAAGPRAHLTASAIHCLLFKEGLLHTGAHLPTALLSAYAALGRPQHARDLFDEMPKRSLVAHTAMARVHAAAGQAAQALAVFRDMLADGLLPDNVALAIALTACHGVGSSSAAARKPGKMVHALIMTSGIVPDVFVSTELIRVYGECGELSVSRRVFNDMPVRSTVSWNAMVHQYVRHSNVGAAYELFLAMPRRDVVSWNTMIAGYCFIGRCREALELFCQMVSPSSCPVHPNGPTMSTVLAACSGAGCLETGIWVHAYIDRNQMNDDGSLDRSLIDMYSKCGSIEKALQVFEKAPGKRDLYSWTTVICGLAMHGRAADALRMFDMMQDNDIHPDDVTLVGVLNACAHGGLVDKGLCHFYSMEERYAIVPKIEHYGCIIDLLGRVGRLQEAYNMIRTMPMKPNAVIWGAFLNACKVHSNVELGEIAAAEVSRLDPNDPWARVMLSSMYAKAQDWTSLARERKEMNSLQMKKTPGCSSIELDGEVHEFVAGGFQHPQLGEICTIVENIEAQTHAG; this is encoded by the coding sequence ATGCACCCGCTCACGCTCTCCTCCACCGCGCTCCTCCGCCTCATCAAGTCActctcgacggcggcggggccgagGGCCCACCTCACGGCCTCGGCGATCCACTGCCTCCTCTTTAAGGAAGGGCTCCTCCACACTGGGGCGCACCTCCCCACGGCGCTGCTCTCCGCGTACGCCGCGCTCGGCAGGCCGCAGCACGCGCGGGATCTGTTCGACGAAATGCCCAAGCGGAGCCTCGTTGCCCACACCGCCATGGCGCGGGTGCACGCGGCGGCCGGGCAGGCAGCCCAGGCGCTCGCCGTGTTCAGGGACATGCTCGCGGACGGCCTGCTCCCTGACAACGTGGCCCTGGCGATCGCGCTCACGGCATGCCATGGGGTGGGCTCGTCCTCTGCGGCGGCCCGGAAACCTGGTAAGATGGTTCATGCTCTCATCATGACAAGCGGCATTGTGCCGGATGTGTTCGTCTCAACAGAACTGATCAGGGTTTACGGGGAGTGTGGCGAGCTGTCTGTTTCGCGGAGGGTGTTCAATGACATGCCCGTGAGGAGTACTGTTTCGTGGAATGCCATGGTGCATCAGTATGTCAGGCATAGTAATGTTGGCGCTGCATACGAGCTGTTTCTTGCAATGCCAAGGAGGGATGTGGTGTCATGGAATACAATGATTGCCGGGTATTGCTTCATTGGCCGATGTAGGGAGGCACTAGAATTGTTTTGTCAGATGGTATCACCATCTTCATGTCCGGTGCATCCAAATGGACCTACAATGAGCACTGTTCTTGCTGCTTGTTCCGGTGCAGGTTGTTTGGAGACTGGGATTTGGGTCCATGCCTACATTGACAGGAACCAAATGAATGATGACGGCTCATTGGACCGGTCCTTGATAGACATGTACTCCAAATGTGGAAGCATTGAAAAGGCCCTTCAGGTGTTTGAGAAAGCACCAGGGAAGAGGGACTTGTACTCATGGACAACAGTGATTTGTGGGTTGGCAATGCATGGTAGGGCTGCTGATGCTTTACGCATGTTTGACATGATGCAAGATAATGATATTCACCCTGACGATGTTACTCTTGTTGGGGTACTAAATGCATGTGCGCATGGTGGACTCGTAGATAAAGGTCTTTGCCACTTCTACTCCATGGAGGAGAGATATGCAATCGTACCCAAAATCGAACACTACGGGTGTATCATTGATCTTCTTGGTCGGGTTGGGAGATTGCAAGAAGCATACAACATGATCAGGACCATGCCGATGAAGCCTAATGCGGTAATCTGGGGTGCATTCTTGAATGCATGCAAAGTTCACAGCAATGTAGAACTTGGTGAGATCGCAGCAGCTGAAGTCAGCAGGTTGGATCCAAATGATCCCTGGGCAAGGGTGATGCTGTCCAGCATGTATGCAAAAGCACAGGACTGGACCAGTCTAGccagggagaggaaggagatgaaCAGCCTGCAGATGAAGAAAACACCTGGGTGCAGCTCAATTGAGCTTGACGGGGAGGTGCATGAGTTTGTCGCTGGTGGTTTTCAGCATCCCCAGCTTGGTGAAATTTGCACTATAGTGGAGAATATTGAAGCACAAACACATGCAGGCTAA
- the LOC120690607 gene encoding LEAF RUST 10 DISEASE-RESISTANCE LOCUS RECEPTOR-LIKE PROTEIN KINASE-like 1.5, producing MRPHLLRRLLLLAAAALPSPADCRQGGHHAAPPPPKHHDKSGALTVALAVAASLLALVLLYLCAAIAVRRFRSRGAVGREPASSSSSAASRAAAFLRRNGLQHHRPAFTYEQLRAATAGFDAGRKLGDGGFGTVFLAHLPPAGRPAAVKRLHVPPSPSPSFPSAAATITKSFCNEVLILSALRHPHLVRLHGFCADPRALLLVYDFVPNGTLSHHLHRRVGGGGGAPPPPPLPWRTRLAMAAQIASALEYLHFGVKPAVVHRDVTSSNIFVEADMRARLGDFGLSRLLAPPDACSTGAARELVCCTAPQGTPGYLDPDYHRSFQLTEKSDVYSFGVVVLELVTGLRPVDVGRERRDVTLADWVVAKIQVGELREVVDPPVLGEGPGVMASVEAVAELAFRCVAPDKDDRPDAREVLVELRRIQTMLPDLPGGKGS from the coding sequence ATGCGACCGCATCTCCTCCgacgtctcctcctcctcgccgccgccgcgctaccGTCGCCGGCCGATTGCCGCCAGGGCGGCCACCACgcggcccctccgccgccgaagCACCACGACAAGAGCGGCGCGCTCACcgtcgcgctcgccgtcgccgcatcGCTCCTTGCGCTGGTCCTGCTCTACCTCTGCGCGGCCATCGCCGTCCGCCGCTTCCGCTCCCGCGGCGCGGTGGGGCGggagccggcctcctcctcctcctctgcggcGTCCCGCGCCGCGGCGTTTCTTCGCCGGAACGGGCTCCAGCACCACCGCCCGGCCTTCACCTACGAgcagctccgcgccgccaccgcgggctTCGACGCGGGCCGCAagctcggcgacggcgggtTCGGGACGGTGTTCCTCGCGCACCTCCCGCCCGCCggccgacccgccgccgtcaAGCGCCTCCACGtcccgccgtccccgtcgccgtcgttcccttccgccgccgccaccatcaccaAGTCCTTCTGCAACGAGGTGCTCATCCTCtccgcgctccgccacccgcaCCTCGTCCGCCTCCACGGCTTCTGCGCCGACCcccgcgcgctcctcctcgtCTACGACTTCGTCCCCAACGGCACACTCTCgcaccacctccaccgccgggtcggcggcggcggcggcgcccctccgcccccgccgctccCCTGGCGGACCCGCCTCGCCATGGCGGCCCAGATCGCGTCGGCGCTCGAGTACCTCCACTTCGGCGTCAAGCCCGCCGTCGTGCACCGCGACGTCACCTCGTCCAACATCTTCGTGGAGGCCGACATGCGCGCCCGCCTCGGCGACTTTGGCCTCTCGCGGCTCCTCGCGCCGCCGGACGCGTGCTCCACGGGGGCCGCCCGCGAGCTCGTGTGCTGCACCGCGCCGCAGGGGACGCCGGGGTACCTGGACCCGGACTACCACCGCTCCTTCCAGCTCACCGAGAAGAgcgacgtgtacagcttcggcGTAGTGGTGCTGGAGCTCGTCACGGGGCTGAGGCCCGTGGACGTGGGCAGGGAGCGGCGGGACGTGACGCTGGCGGACTGGGTGGTGGCCAAGATCCAGGTCGGCGAGCTCAGGGAGGTCGTCGACCCGCCGGTGCTCGGCGAGGGCCCCGGTGTGATGGCGAGCGTCGAGGCCGTGGCCGAGCTGGCGTTCCGGTGCGTGGCGCCGGACAAGGATGACCGGCCCGACGCCAGGGAGGTGCTGGTCGAGCTCAGGAGGATCCAGACGATGCTGCCCGACCTTCCCGGGGGCAAGGGTTCCTGA